The following coding sequences are from one Rhineura floridana isolate rRhiFlo1 chromosome 2, rRhiFlo1.hap2, whole genome shotgun sequence window:
- the LOC133376792 gene encoding olfactory receptor-like protein COR4 isoform X2 encodes MTYLVTLIGNLGMVALIHADAQLQTPMFSFLKSLSIVDSCYSTVITPKMLVDLLVRKGTITYIGCVTQYFAFIFFVTSECLLLAVMAYDRYVAICYPLLYVVIMSPKRCVQLLTGTYTWAFLTSLVHTSGLLRLSFCDSNVINHFFCDITPLLDLSSTNTYINELFIFTFGTLVELTSIVTILVSYVFIVITVLRIQSAEGRRKAFSTCTSHLMAVTIFHGTILFMYFRPRSSYSLHTDKVASVFYTVVIPMLNPLIYSLRNREVKDAMRRVVQRMLLLHC; translated from the coding sequence ATGACTTATCTGGTCACACTGATAGGGAATCTTGGGATGGTAGCTTTGATCCATGCTGATGCCCAGCTCCAAACTCCCATGTTCTCCTTCTTAAAGAGCTTGTCCATTGTTGACAGCTGTTATTCAACAGTTATCACTCCAAAGATGTTGGTGGACCTGTTAGTAAGAAAAGGCACCATTACGTACATAGGTTGTGTTACTCAATACTTTGCTTTCATCTTTTTTGTGACCTCAGAGTGTCTTCTGCTTGCCGTGATGGCATATGACCGTTACGTTGCCATCTGCTACCCATTGCTCTATGTCGTCATCATGTCCCCAAAGAGGTGTGTACAGCTATTGACAGGAACATACACATGGGCTTTCTTGACCTCTTTAGTCCACACCAGTGGCTTGCTCAGGTTGTCTTTCTGTGACTCCAATGTCATCAACCATTTCTTCTGTGATATCACTCCCCTGCTGGACCTATCCTCCACAAACACTTACATCAATGAACTATTTATCTTCACATTTGGCACCTTAGTTGAACTAACCAGCATTGTCACGATCCTTGTCTCTTATGTTTTCATTGTGATTACGGTGTTAAGGATACAGTCTGCCGAGGGAAGGAGAAAAGCCTTCTCCACTTGCACATCCCACCTCATGGCAGTCACAATCTTTCATGGCACCATTCTCTTCATGTATTTCCGACCTAGATCTAGCTATTCATTGCATACAGACAAAGTAGCATCAGTGTTCTATACTGTGGTGATCCCTATGTTGAATCCCCTGATCTACAGCCTGAGAAACAGGGAGGTTAAGGATGCCATGAGGAGAGTGGTGCAGAGAATGTTATTATTACATTGCTGA
- the LOC133376792 gene encoding olfactory receptor-like protein COR4 isoform X1: protein MVDPNCTTTTADFVFSGLKASKDVQITLFVLFLMTYLVTLIGNLGMVALIHADAQLQTPMFSFLKSLSIVDSCYSTVITPKMLVDLLVRKGTITYIGCVTQYFAFIFFVTSECLLLAVMAYDRYVAICYPLLYVVIMSPKRCVQLLTGTYTWAFLTSLVHTSGLLRLSFCDSNVINHFFCDITPLLDLSSTNTYINELFIFTFGTLVELTSIVTILVSYVFIVITVLRIQSAEGRRKAFSTCTSHLMAVTIFHGTILFMYFRPRSSYSLHTDKVASVFYTVVIPMLNPLIYSLRNREVKDAMRRVVQRMLLLHC, encoded by the coding sequence ATGGTGGATCCGAATTGTACTACAACTACAGCTGACTTTGTTTTCTCAGGACTGAAAGCTTCCAAGGATGTGCAGATCACCCTGTTTGTGCTATTCTTAATGACTTATCTGGTCACACTGATAGGGAATCTTGGGATGGTAGCTTTGATCCATGCTGATGCCCAGCTCCAAACTCCCATGTTCTCCTTCTTAAAGAGCTTGTCCATTGTTGACAGCTGTTATTCAACAGTTATCACTCCAAAGATGTTGGTGGACCTGTTAGTAAGAAAAGGCACCATTACGTACATAGGTTGTGTTACTCAATACTTTGCTTTCATCTTTTTTGTGACCTCAGAGTGTCTTCTGCTTGCCGTGATGGCATATGACCGTTACGTTGCCATCTGCTACCCATTGCTCTATGTCGTCATCATGTCCCCAAAGAGGTGTGTACAGCTATTGACAGGAACATACACATGGGCTTTCTTGACCTCTTTAGTCCACACCAGTGGCTTGCTCAGGTTGTCTTTCTGTGACTCCAATGTCATCAACCATTTCTTCTGTGATATCACTCCCCTGCTGGACCTATCCTCCACAAACACTTACATCAATGAACTATTTATCTTCACATTTGGCACCTTAGTTGAACTAACCAGCATTGTCACGATCCTTGTCTCTTATGTTTTCATTGTGATTACGGTGTTAAGGATACAGTCTGCCGAGGGAAGGAGAAAAGCCTTCTCCACTTGCACATCCCACCTCATGGCAGTCACAATCTTTCATGGCACCATTCTCTTCATGTATTTCCGACCTAGATCTAGCTATTCATTGCATACAGACAAAGTAGCATCAGTGTTCTATACTGTGGTGATCCCTATGTTGAATCCCCTGATCTACAGCCTGAGAAACAGGGAGGTTAAGGATGCCATGAGGAGAGTGGTGCAGAGAATGTTATTATTACATTGCTGA